A genomic region of Enterococcus sp. 12C11_DIV0727 contains the following coding sequences:
- a CDS encoding glycoside hydrolase: protein MKKFTIYLSLVAITLSLSACNFNKTSATSKSEELISNKEIEKNQTYAKTDFAFDVDPATFTVSITENGEKAEVSKPQETKEVTDLKKSKDEISWTYPTEQIKVKLKKEKNHLAVSLTSLSDEDNSFSWPKLDAKNYVLPIAEGKTIPNNQQDWLAYFKQNEELSMSEAFSMSFFTTNQETFATTFVMDNTFNSDMLTSTEPHLWLTANHHFIGFDKNKTLNYRLYVTDNDPVAIAKTYQMDRINLGEFKPLDEKEKENPQIKKMRGAIQVYYWNSRILNTEDIKWNKLPQKIDEPIFQWIGELLGQYGEDGSEEYLKALDAFKHNEGYKYEKNTFLTSLNYVLLYPQFYNKEIFKNPDADAKKLLDKGIDKLSEEERYTLNKHLLAGVLDDLTPPLEQWGQATSSDVFKDMKKAGVENAWIGLPNWANGLMNPTMVKTAADEGYLIGPYDSYQSIQENASIDWNTASFPNQDLYEHATVTKKNGEKVAGFLGKGRKLNPTLISPDVEERFKGITENGIPFNSWFLDTDAAGEIYNDYSPDHLTTQTEDVAGRLKRMTYFDQNGLVVGSEGGNDFASKEMVFAHGIETPVIMWSDPDMRENKESEYYVGSYAALDGGIPSKYKKVVPIKEEYKAIYTDPVYSLPLYKLVYNRSVITSHQWEWDSYKIKSQVGERRMREYLYNTPPMMHLDKAAWEEHKQDISDNAKIWAPFQKAALQHEMTDFKVLTGDRLIQKTEFGENLSVIANFSDQDYEADGLKVAGQTALIINDGKETVIKTEG from the coding sequence ATGAAAAAATTTACGATCTATCTCAGCTTAGTTGCCATTACACTTTCTTTATCTGCTTGTAATTTCAACAAAACAAGCGCAACAAGCAAATCAGAAGAATTGATTAGCAACAAAGAAATCGAAAAGAACCAGACTTATGCAAAAACTGATTTTGCATTTGATGTTGATCCTGCTACTTTCACTGTCTCAATTACTGAAAATGGTGAAAAAGCAGAGGTATCAAAACCGCAGGAAACAAAAGAAGTCACTGATTTAAAAAAGAGTAAAGACGAAATCAGTTGGACTTATCCGACTGAACAGATCAAAGTCAAATTAAAAAAAGAAAAGAACCATTTGGCAGTGTCACTGACAAGTTTATCTGATGAAGATAATTCTTTCTCTTGGCCAAAATTAGATGCTAAAAACTATGTATTACCAATTGCAGAAGGTAAAACCATTCCTAACAACCAACAAGATTGGTTAGCTTACTTTAAGCAAAATGAAGAATTGTCAATGAGTGAAGCTTTTTCTATGAGTTTTTTCACCACCAATCAAGAGACCTTTGCGACAACTTTTGTAATGGATAACACGTTTAATAGTGATATGTTAACATCTACCGAACCCCATCTTTGGTTGACTGCGAATCACCATTTTATTGGTTTTGACAAAAATAAAACCTTGAATTATCGACTTTATGTAACCGACAATGATCCTGTTGCGATCGCTAAAACGTATCAAATGGATCGAATTAATTTAGGCGAATTCAAACCCCTAGACGAGAAAGAAAAAGAAAATCCTCAAATCAAAAAAATGCGTGGCGCTATTCAAGTTTACTACTGGAATAGTCGTATTTTAAACACAGAAGATATCAAATGGAACAAATTACCTCAGAAAATTGACGAACCGATTTTCCAATGGATTGGGGAACTCCTAGGTCAATATGGCGAAGATGGTTCCGAGGAGTATCTTAAAGCTTTAGACGCATTTAAACACAATGAAGGTTATAAATATGAAAAAAATACGTTTTTGACTTCACTTAATTATGTTTTACTTTATCCTCAGTTCTATAATAAAGAAATTTTCAAAAATCCGGATGCTGACGCAAAAAAACTTCTGGATAAAGGAATCGATAAATTGAGTGAAGAAGAACGGTACACATTAAATAAACATCTTTTAGCAGGTGTCTTAGATGATTTGACACCTCCATTAGAACAATGGGGTCAAGCAACGTCATCCGACGTCTTTAAAGATATGAAAAAGGCTGGCGTAGAAAATGCGTGGATTGGCCTACCTAATTGGGCCAATGGTTTGATGAATCCAACAATGGTCAAAACAGCAGCTGATGAAGGTTATCTGATCGGACCATATGATTCTTATCAATCTATCCAAGAAAATGCTAGTATCGATTGGAACACAGCCTCATTTCCTAACCAAGATCTCTATGAACATGCCACAGTAACAAAGAAAAACGGCGAAAAAGTGGCTGGTTTCTTAGGGAAAGGTCGTAAATTAAACCCAACACTGATCTCTCCTGATGTAGAAGAACGGTTTAAAGGCATCACTGAAAATGGAATTCCATTTAATTCTTGGTTCTTAGACACAGATGCAGCTGGTGAAATTTATAATGACTACAGCCCTGATCACCTAACTACGCAAACCGAAGATGTTGCTGGTCGCTTAAAACGCATGACTTATTTCGATCAAAATGGTCTTGTTGTAGGTTCTGAAGGCGGTAATGATTTTGCTTCAAAAGAAATGGTCTTTGCACACGGGATTGAAACTCCTGTGATCATGTGGTCAGATCCTGATATGCGAGAAAATAAAGAAAGTGAATATTATGTAGGAAGTTACGCTGCACTAGATGGCGGGATTCCTTCAAAATATAAAAAAGTTGTCCCAATCAAAGAAGAATATAAAGCCATTTATACTGATCCAGTTTATTCCCTCCCACTTTATAAACTTGTTTATAACCGTTCTGTGATCACTTCACATCAATGGGAATGGGATAGTTATAAAATCAAAAGCCAAGTTGGAGAGCGTCGTATGAGAGAATATTTATACAATACACCGCCAATGATGCACCTTGACAAAGCGGCTTGGGAAGAACACAAGCAAGATATTTCTGATAATGCGAAAATTTGGGCACCTTTCCAAAAAGCGGCTTTACAACATGAAATGACCGATTTTAAGGTACTGACAGGGGATCGCTTGATTCAAAAAACGGAGTTTGGCGAAAATTTGTCTGTCATTGCTAATTTCTCAGATCAAGATTACGAAGCGGATGGGTTAAAAGTTGCCGGACAGACTGCTTTGATTATTAATGATGGGAAAGAAACGGTTATAAAAACGGAAGGATAA
- a CDS encoding bifunctional helix-turn-helix transcriptional regulator/GNAT family N-acetyltransferase yields the protein MDIKEFIGNFRGFNRYYSNLLSKFDKNLYDKLLNLVESRVVTEIFNNVTITAREISDNLNINKSQLSRIIAQLEKKGIIERKSIAGDKRSYTIFLTAEGKKIHQEQVENIRKGLYEELSGYNKKELFLLNLAMNIFRNTYERNHKIMIYEGKTKDLGFISDLHCRIYTEMKYKDSFQKYVFLSIANSIDSIKQSNIWIAEVDGIRVGTIAIVETNKGWWQVRWFAVDSKYQGLGIGKKLVEKVMKYIEKRNISKIFLWTVKDLSAARSLYGKNGFLLKESVTNEEWKDTIVVEEKWVLDRTK from the coding sequence ATGGATATTAAAGAATTCATTGGAAATTTTCGTGGATTTAATAGATATTATTCTAATTTATTAAGTAAATTTGATAAAAATTTATACGATAAATTATTGAATTTAGTTGAATCTAGAGTAGTTACGGAGATATTCAATAATGTAACAATTACGGCAAGAGAAATTAGTGATAATTTAAATATTAATAAGAGCCAACTGAGTAGAATCATTGCTCAACTAGAGAAAAAGGGGATAATTGAAAGAAAATCTATTGCTGGTGATAAAAGATCATATACAATTTTTCTAACAGCTGAAGGTAAAAAAATACACCAAGAACAAGTTGAAAATATACGTAAAGGTTTATATGAAGAACTGTCTGGTTATAATAAAAAAGAATTATTTTTGCTAAATTTAGCTATGAATATCTTTAGAAATACCTATGAAAGAAATCATAAGATTATGATTTATGAAGGTAAAACAAAAGATCTAGGTTTTATTAGCGATCTACATTGTCGCATATACACAGAAATGAAGTACAAAGACTCATTCCAAAAGTATGTTTTTTTATCTATTGCAAATTCTATTGATAGTATTAAACAAAGCAATATATGGATAGCAGAAGTTGATGGTATCAGAGTAGGAACTATTGCGATAGTGGAGACAAATAAAGGCTGGTGGCAAGTTAGATGGTTTGCAGTTGATTCAAAGTATCAAGGGCTAGGAATTGGTAAAAAATTAGTTGAAAAAGTAATGAAATATATTGAAAAAAGAAATATCTCTAAAATTTTTTTATGGACAGTAAAAGATTTAAGTGCTGCTCGTAGTTTATATGGGAAAAATGGTTTTTTATTGAAAGAAAGTGTAACGAATGAGGAGTGGAAAGATACCATAGTTGTTGAAGAAAAATGGGTTCTTGATAGAACCAAATAA
- a CDS encoding MucBP domain-containing protein gives MKKMFLTMLSTLFSLTFFCFWDDVQAAVDYSAFNSTYPVSAYYPYSSNKANNLGTYQLINNVKNDYSTPNQKQYTTAPDGQLDYFGLNQSSNKYYSWNNTSINNSGTILGPDPLVTPGLHPAVPLPVPPETIISATGESKTLYFHYYVVQVVKNDVRWSTEQTFGTNYAMQPLDILPTNTNFAWAYYSESPGAIIKYMTTDETELFRTPTIVGEIGESINSEDLTFDGYELFETPDAATFSEEKKVLTYVYRKLVDSSSTSISSTSSTDNSSVPPNSTNSTNSLISTNSTDNSSTSTFSTSSSEDANRTTINTTNSSNKHTNTYKEYPKTGSKDSSILFTIIGSLSMVGAVITLRKYNR, from the coding sequence ATGAAAAAAATGTTTTTAACGATGCTAAGTACTCTCTTTAGTCTTACGTTTTTTTGTTTTTGGGATGATGTTCAAGCCGCAGTAGATTATAGTGCGTTTAACTCTACCTATCCAGTTAGCGCCTATTATCCTTACAGTTCCAACAAAGCGAATAATTTAGGAACATATCAATTAATTAACAATGTAAAAAATGATTATTCTACTCCTAATCAAAAACAATATACTACCGCTCCAGATGGTCAGCTTGATTATTTTGGTTTAAATCAATCTTCAAACAAATATTATTCTTGGAATAACACTTCAATTAACAACTCTGGGACTATTTTGGGACCAGATCCATTAGTTACTCCAGGATTACATCCGGCAGTTCCACTTCCAGTCCCTCCAGAGACAATTATTTCTGCCACTGGAGAGTCAAAAACTCTTTATTTTCATTATTATGTAGTACAAGTTGTTAAAAATGACGTAAGATGGTCAACCGAGCAAACGTTTGGTACAAATTACGCTATGCAACCTTTAGATATTTTACCTACTAACACAAATTTTGCTTGGGCTTATTATTCTGAAAGTCCTGGTGCTATCATTAAATATATGACTACAGATGAAACAGAATTGTTTAGAACACCTACAATTGTTGGAGAAATAGGAGAGTCTATTAATTCTGAAGACTTGACTTTCGATGGATATGAATTATTTGAAACACCGGATGCAGCTACTTTTAGTGAAGAAAAAAAAGTTTTAACATATGTTTACAGGAAATTAGTCGATAGTTCCAGCACATCTATTAGCAGTACCAGTTCTACCGATAACTCTAGTGTACCTCCTAATAGTACAAACTCTACCAACTCTCTTATTAGTACAAATTCTACTGATAACTCTAGTACATCTACATTTAGCACAAGTTCTAGTGAAGATGCTAACCGAACAACTATTAACACTACTAATTCTAGTAATAAACATACTAATACTTATAAAGAATATCCAAAAACAGGTTCTAAAGATTCATCCATTTTATTCACCATAATTGGTAGCCTCTCTATGGTTGGTGCAGTAATCACTTTAAGAAAATACAATAGGTAA
- a CDS encoding heavy metal translocating P-type ATPase gives MMLSYKIVFSTKHRTRIELPFKLNQDIKEYLEYIIRKNSTIKKVHFYNDNRHIAIYQNKYNQNEIRSLLENIDSKYLKKCYEHPKLVAEATPYNIIAKNFYKRSLIKLLIPTLFRNVYTMYQSIPFAIEMYKSLKQKRLNMDVLDGLAIIVSLLIGDFKSASTITFLLSLGTELENWSKNKSVKDLELALKQSDEKVWILNDNCPIEIGVSNVKKEDLLIIYEGSEILFDGQVIGGEGFVDESSITGESYPVSKKVGTVVNANTLLTNGELIVSVTNDTPNSGIIKVIELINNSELPYSSKQKQLISSADNLVKYNFLGMFLTFVFTRSISKTLSFLMVDFSCSVKLSTPVAYISAVKEALDNGIVIKSSNILDTYNSMDTFIFDKTGTITTSQPKVKEVVTFNDYTESDVIRIGACLEEHVYHPIANALVSEAKNQGIIHEEMHGELYHIASKGIRSSIDNVPVVIGSMKFIKEEKVFISIKQSTIIQKFEKNYNLLYLGYNRLLVAIFVIDTPIRTDAEKTIHFLKKNNKQVVLLTGDTKIRTKAVIKDLFFDEVRSDLRPEDKFNYVQRLKSEGQSVVMVGDGLNDSAAISLADIGISMGESSDISRQVSDITFLSNNLSSLIYMDSLVDRLSNKIKQNLKITFSINGSLIILGLLNILTPTTLSMIHNLTTFSIVGTSFLLSTNQNLNNDI, from the coding sequence ATGATGCTAAGTTATAAAATTGTTTTTTCAACAAAACATCGAACTAGAATTGAATTACCTTTTAAGCTTAATCAAGATATTAAAGAATATCTTGAATATATCATACGCAAAAATTCTACTATCAAAAAAGTTCATTTTTATAATGATAATAGACATATTGCAATCTATCAAAACAAGTATAATCAAAATGAAATACGGTCACTTTTAGAAAATATTGATAGTAAATATTTAAAGAAATGTTATGAGCACCCTAAATTAGTAGCTGAAGCTACTCCATACAATATAATAGCTAAAAATTTTTATAAACGATCCTTAATAAAATTACTAATCCCTACTCTTTTTCGTAATGTATACACAATGTATCAATCTATCCCATTTGCTATCGAAATGTATAAATCTTTAAAGCAAAAAAGATTGAACATGGATGTATTAGATGGGTTAGCTATCATTGTATCATTATTAATTGGCGATTTTAAATCAGCAAGTACCATAACCTTTTTACTAAGCTTAGGAACTGAATTAGAAAACTGGTCAAAAAACAAATCTGTTAAAGATCTCGAATTGGCTTTAAAGCAATCTGATGAAAAAGTTTGGATTTTAAATGATAATTGCCCAATTGAAATAGGTGTATCAAATGTAAAAAAAGAAGACTTACTAATTATTTATGAGGGGAGTGAAATTTTATTTGATGGACAAGTGATAGGTGGGGAGGGGTTTGTAGATGAAAGTTCTATTACTGGAGAATCATATCCGGTTTCTAAAAAAGTTGGTACAGTCGTTAATGCTAACACACTACTAACCAACGGGGAGTTGATCGTATCTGTTACAAATGATACGCCAAACTCGGGTATCATTAAAGTAATAGAATTAATCAACAATTCAGAACTACCTTATTCTTCAAAACAAAAACAATTAATAAGTTCAGCTGATAATTTAGTGAAGTATAACTTTTTAGGTATGTTCCTTACTTTTGTCTTCACTCGATCTATTTCAAAAACTTTATCTTTTTTAATGGTAGATTTTTCATGTTCAGTTAAACTATCGACACCAGTTGCTTATATAAGCGCTGTAAAAGAGGCATTAGACAATGGCATAGTCATCAAATCCTCTAATATCCTTGACACATACAATTCTATGGATACATTTATTTTTGATAAAACAGGGACGATTACTACATCTCAACCCAAAGTAAAAGAGGTGGTTACTTTTAATGATTATACAGAATCTGATGTAATTAGGATTGGGGCATGTTTAGAAGAGCACGTTTATCATCCGATTGCTAATGCATTAGTGTCTGAAGCTAAAAATCAAGGAATTATCCATGAAGAAATGCATGGTGAATTGTATCATATTGCTTCAAAAGGTATACGCTCTTCAATAGATAATGTACCTGTAGTTATTGGAAGTATGAAATTTATAAAAGAAGAAAAAGTTTTTATTTCTATAAAACAATCTACTATTATTCAAAAATTTGAAAAAAACTATAATCTATTATATCTAGGATATAATAGATTATTGGTTGCAATATTTGTTATTGATACACCCATTAGGACCGATGCAGAAAAAACAATACATTTTTTGAAAAAAAATAACAAGCAAGTAGTCTTATTGACAGGTGATACAAAAATTAGAACAAAAGCTGTAATTAAGGATTTATTTTTCGATGAAGTGAGATCAGATTTACGACCAGAAGATAAATTTAATTACGTTCAGAGATTAAAATCTGAAGGACAATCAGTGGTTATGGTCGGTGATGGATTAAATGATTCAGCAGCCATTTCATTGGCCGATATTGGTATATCTATGGGAGAGTCTTCCGATATATCTAGACAAGTAAGTGATATCACTTTTTTATCAAATAATTTAAGTAGTTTGATATATATGGATTCTTTAGTTGATAGATTATCAAATAAGATAAAACAAAATTTGAAAATCACGTTTTCTATTAATGGTAGTTTGATAATACTTGGTTTATTAAATATATTAACACCTACTACATTATCAATGATTCATAATCTAACAACTTTTTCTATAGTTGGAACTAGTTTTTTGTTAAGCACTAATCAGAACCTTAATAATGATATCTAA
- a CDS encoding DUF6110 family protein produces the protein MFKQAKSISKFSKKGSLFIGGILFGSAGFKLLSSKEAKNIYSHGLSKAFKIKDSIDTSLSAIKQHADDVQANARDIYNREEKNSNLEMINVDAEENLIDNDAKL, from the coding sequence ATGTTTAAACAAGCAAAAAGTATTTCTAAGTTTAGTAAAAAAGGAAGTTTGTTTATTGGGGGGATTTTGTTTGGAAGTGCAGGGTTTAAGTTATTATCCAGCAAAGAAGCTAAAAATATCTATTCTCACGGTCTGTCAAAAGCTTTTAAGATAAAAGATAGTATTGATACTTCTCTTTCTGCTATTAAGCAACATGCAGATGATGTTCAAGCGAACGCAAGAGATATTTATAACAGAGAAGAAAAGAATAGTAATTTAGAAATGATCAATGTTGATGCTGAAGAAAATCTAATTGATAATGATGCTAAGTTATAA
- a CDS encoding MucBP domain-containing protein yields the protein MSFYYKKKLTEGIVDVYCFDESGNIIAEYPNSDTGVVGSTYTVSAPEVSGYELDTSKLPANESGQYNEGFIQVSYYYKKKMISDIIKKNSNGNSINNSKNSNVLKNEQPKKILENRIIPKMGEETNFSYIFLGVMILLSLSFYYRKDKDTK from the coding sequence GTGAGTTTTTATTATAAGAAAAAATTGACTGAAGGAATAGTCGATGTATACTGTTTTGATGAGTCAGGCAACATTATAGCAGAGTATCCGAACAGTGATACGGGTGTTGTGGGATCAACTTATACGGTAAGCGCACCGGAAGTAAGTGGCTATGAATTAGATACAAGTAAACTACCGGCAAATGAAAGTGGTCAATATAATGAGGGTTTTATACAAGTGAGCTATTACTACAAGAAAAAAATGATATCGGATATAATTAAAAAAAATTCAAATGGAAATTCAATTAATAATAGCAAAAATAGTAATGTTTTAAAAAATGAGCAACCCAAAAAAATATTAGAAAATAGAATTATACCTAAGATGGGAGAAGAAACTAATTTTAGTTATATTTTTCTCGGTGTGATGATATTATTATCTTTATCTTTCTACTATAGGAAAGACAAAGATACAAAGTAG
- the ribE gene encoding 6,7-dimethyl-8-ribityllumazine synthase has product MTTFEGQLYGKDMNVGIVVARFNEFINAKLLSGAMDSLIRHGVSEENIDVYWVPGAFEIPFVTKKLISNEHYDGLITLGTIIRGATTHYELVSNEVAKGVAHISLESDIPVMFGVLTTESIEQAIERAGTKAGNKGAEVAQGLIEMISLNQAIR; this is encoded by the coding sequence ATGACAACATTTGAAGGGCAGCTTTATGGAAAAGATATGAACGTTGGAATTGTGGTTGCACGATTTAATGAATTTATTAACGCTAAGCTTTTGAGTGGAGCAATGGATAGTTTAATCCGTCATGGTGTATCAGAAGAAAATATTGATGTTTATTGGGTACCAGGTGCATTTGAGATACCTTTTGTAACAAAAAAATTGATTAGCAATGAACATTATGATGGCTTAATTACGTTAGGAACCATTATCCGAGGAGCGACAACACATTACGAATTAGTGAGCAATGAGGTTGCAAAAGGAGTGGCTCATATTAGTTTGGAATCAGATATTCCTGTAATGTTTGGAGTGTTGACGACTGAATCTATTGAACAGGCAATTGAGCGTGCTGGAACAAAAGCAGGTAATAAAGGCGCAGAGGTTGCTCAAGGATTAATCGAAATGATTTCTTTAAACCAAGCTATAAGATAG
- the ribA gene encoding GTP cyclohydrolase II has product MGKENIQEAIEFLRKGKLIVVADDDDREAEGDLVGIANLVSPESVNFMVTFARGLICTPISKRIADRLNLGEMVARNTDSFGTAFTISVDHKETSTGISAYDRATTIQALTKQESVVEDFHRPGHIFPLIAKEGGVLERRGHTEAAIELAKLTNQTEVAYICEILNEDGTMARKRQLKQFAEKHKLPFITVEELVLYLNTQKPLTVKLPTAFGEFDLTLFEDLQHKEHLVLSKGEIGKQAEPIMVRVHSECLTGDAFGSHRCDCGEQLHEAMQMIEKKGKGAILYLRQEGRGIGLKNKLRAYKLQEQGMDTFDANLALGFKADERDYEFAANIIDTLGITEVDLITNNPEKIKQLELFGIKINQRIPLEIEAVEENKDYLKTKKQKFHHLLII; this is encoded by the coding sequence TTGGGGAAAGAAAACATTCAAGAAGCAATTGAGTTTTTAAGAAAAGGTAAGCTGATTGTGGTGGCGGATGATGATGATCGAGAAGCTGAAGGTGATTTGGTTGGCATTGCAAATTTGGTTTCACCTGAGAGCGTTAACTTTATGGTTACATTTGCACGCGGATTGATTTGTACGCCAATTTCAAAAAGAATTGCTGACCGTTTAAATCTTGGAGAAATGGTAGCGAGAAATACAGACAGCTTTGGAACAGCATTTACTATTAGTGTCGATCATAAAGAAACTTCAACGGGAATTTCTGCTTATGATCGCGCGACAACGATTCAAGCTTTAACCAAGCAAGAGAGTGTTGTAGAAGATTTTCATCGTCCAGGACACATTTTTCCACTCATCGCTAAAGAAGGTGGTGTTTTGGAAAGAAGAGGTCATACTGAAGCAGCTATTGAATTAGCGAAGCTAACGAATCAAACTGAAGTAGCCTATATTTGTGAAATTTTGAATGAAGACGGGACGATGGCGAGAAAAAGACAGTTAAAACAGTTCGCAGAAAAACACAAACTTCCATTTATTACTGTGGAAGAATTAGTACTATACTTAAATACACAAAAACCGTTAACGGTGAAATTACCGACTGCTTTTGGTGAATTCGACCTAACACTTTTTGAAGACCTGCAGCATAAAGAGCATTTAGTTTTATCAAAAGGAGAGATTGGAAAACAGGCAGAACCGATCATGGTTCGAGTACATTCTGAATGTCTGACAGGCGATGCTTTTGGTTCTCATAGATGTGATTGTGGTGAACAATTACATGAAGCAATGCAAATGATTGAGAAAAAAGGTAAAGGAGCTATTTTATATCTTCGTCAAGAGGGTAGAGGCATTGGCTTGAAAAATAAATTACGAGCTTATAAGTTGCAAGAACAAGGAATGGATACTTTTGATGCGAATTTGGCGCTGGGGTTCAAAGCAGACGAAAGAGACTATGAGTTTGCGGCAAATATAATAGATACTTTAGGTATAACAGAAGTTGATTTGATTACCAATAATCCTGAAAAAATAAAACAATTAGAACTTTTTGGAATAAAGATCAATCAGCGCATACCTCTGGAAATAGAAGCTGTAGAAGAGAATAAAGACTATTTAAAAACAAAAAAACAAAAGTTTCATCATTTATTGATTATTTAA
- a CDS encoding riboflavin synthase → MFTGLIEGKGKIIRIKHVGQTIKLTCQTSQQLLEKYNVGDSMAINGVCLTAIEKATQQFTVDIMPETFQRTTFSRLKINDEVNLERALPYNGRLEGHLLAGHVDGIIRLKEKKVEENALVLTFDFPKKFQGEIISQGSIAINGVSLTVTQIAKTSFSISLIPHSKNQTNLGKLRYGEYVNFETDILGKYLKAQLKTFQSKEWKVLN, encoded by the coding sequence ATGTTTACAGGTTTAATTGAAGGAAAAGGGAAAATCATCCGAATAAAGCATGTAGGTCAAACAATTAAATTGACCTGTCAAACTTCTCAGCAGTTACTTGAAAAGTATAACGTTGGTGACAGTATGGCAATAAATGGTGTTTGTTTGACCGCTATTGAAAAAGCAACGCAACAGTTTACGGTGGATATTATGCCAGAAACTTTTCAACGTACGACGTTTTCACGATTGAAAATAAATGATGAAGTGAATTTAGAACGAGCACTACCGTATAATGGACGTTTGGAAGGACACTTACTGGCAGGTCATGTAGATGGAATCATACGTCTTAAAGAAAAAAAAGTAGAAGAAAATGCGCTTGTTTTAACCTTTGACTTTCCTAAAAAGTTTCAAGGAGAAATTATTTCTCAAGGCTCTATAGCTATTAATGGAGTCAGTTTAACCGTTACACAGATAGCTAAAACAAGTTTTTCTATTAGCTTGATTCCACATTCGAAAAATCAAACAAATCTTGGTAAATTAAGGTATGGAGAGTATGTGAATTTTGAAACGGATATATTAGGAAAATATTTAAAAGCACAATTAAAAACATTTCAATCAAAAGAGTGGAAGGTGCTGAATTAA
- the ribD gene encoding bifunctional diaminohydroxyphosphoribosylaminopyrimidine deaminase/5-amino-6-(5-phosphoribosylamino)uracil reductase RibD has product MHEIFMKLAIQEAKKGQGNTYTNPLVGAVIVSENNVLSKGAHLEYGQAHAEKNAIDLCKTPEKLLNSTIYVTLEPCNHYGKQPPCTQLILDSGIKNVVIGQLDPNPLVSGKGVKALRDHGIRVMIGILEKEVRNLNKNYNYFFEKQRPYVSLKLAMSLDGKISLRKKRLQISQQEVFERVHEERDNYHAILVGSETILIDDPQLLSTKKTKFSPIRIVMDRRGRLLDNFKQTIFKDSSAPVLIFTEATEYSNQLPEHVEVISQSAVTVPDVLNELYKRNIQSVYVEGGSIIHDTFLASHCWDEIICYLAPVILGGDSLSSISSKRMSHSITKLKFVDLEQIGNEFRIVGRRV; this is encoded by the coding sequence ATTTATGAAGCTAGCGATTCAAGAAGCAAAAAAAGGACAGGGAAATACCTATACCAATCCTTTAGTTGGTGCAGTGATTGTTAGCGAGAACAACGTACTTTCAAAAGGTGCTCATTTAGAGTATGGACAAGCACATGCCGAAAAAAATGCAATTGATTTATGTAAAACTCCCGAAAAACTACTTAATTCAACAATTTATGTTACCTTGGAGCCTTGTAATCACTACGGAAAGCAACCACCATGTACACAATTAATCCTTGATTCAGGGATCAAGAATGTTGTCATTGGACAGCTAGATCCTAATCCATTGGTTTCGGGGAAAGGGGTGAAGGCATTAAGAGATCATGGTATCCGTGTGATGATAGGTATTTTGGAGAAAGAGGTACGAAATTTAAATAAGAATTATAATTATTTTTTCGAGAAGCAGCGGCCATATGTTTCTCTAAAGTTGGCGATGTCATTGGATGGAAAGATTTCTTTGAGGAAAAAACGATTACAAATTAGTCAACAGGAAGTATTCGAGAGAGTTCATGAAGAAAGAGATAATTATCATGCAATTTTAGTTGGAAGTGAAACAATTTTAATTGATGATCCTCAACTGCTTTCGACAAAAAAGACCAAATTTTCTCCCATTCGTATTGTGATGGATAGAAGAGGCAGGCTTTTAGATAATTTTAAGCAAACGATTTTTAAAGACAGTAGTGCACCAGTTTTGATTTTCACAGAAGCTACTGAATATTCAAATCAATTACCAGAACACGTGGAGGTGATAAGCCAATCTGCTGTTACTGTACCAGATGTTTTGAATGAACTATACAAGAGAAATATTCAATCTGTTTATGTTGAAGGTGGTTCAATCATTCATGATACTTTTTTAGCCAGTCATTGTTGGGACGAGATAATTTGTTATTTGGCACCAGTAATTCTTGGTGGGGACAGTCTTTCAAGTATATCAAGTAAACGAATGAGCCATTCAATAACAAAATTAAAATTTGTGGATCTAGAACAAATTGGCAATGAATTTAGGATTGTTGGAAGGAGAGTGTAA